A DNA window from Sphingomonas profundi contains the following coding sequences:
- a CDS encoding curli assembly protein CsgF has product MSYALSCANVSRVAFLCLAVLGSTPAAAEIVYQPVNPSFGGNPFNSSHLLGIANAQNTYTDPKSTANASDADLFARQLQSRLLSALSSQITDAIFGANPQERGTITFGGQTISFVRSLESVQLAITNNQTGEVTNIEIPTFVKVN; this is encoded by the coding sequence GTGTCGTATGCTTTGTCATGCGCGAATGTTTCGCGCGTCGCTTTCCTGTGCCTGGCCGTTCTTGGCTCGACACCCGCTGCCGCCGAGATCGTCTATCAGCCGGTCAATCCTTCGTTCGGCGGCAATCCGTTCAACTCGTCCCATCTGCTCGGCATCGCGAACGCGCAGAACACCTACACCGATCCGAAATCGACGGCGAACGCGTCGGACGCCGATCTGTTCGCCCGCCAGCTGCAATCGCGGCTGCTCTCGGCGCTGTCGTCGCAGATTACCGATGCGATTTTCGGCGCGAACCCGCAGGAGCGCGGCACGATCACCTTCGGCGGCCAGACGATCAGCTTCGTCCGCTCGCTGGAGAGCGTGCAGCTGGCGATCACCAACAACCAGACCGGCGAGGTCACGAACATCGAGATCCCGACCTTCGTGAAGGTCAATTGA
- a CDS encoding peptidylprolyl isomerase encodes MRPKYRAFFCGLLALIATAAPAAPPAGPRVRIETTMGPIVIALATKQAPITTQNFLRYADEKRFDGTTFYRAARGKRDPKAGLLQGGIDHHIPRALPPIAHEPTSRTGLSHVDGTVSMARNAPGTAMGDFFIIVGAGSTYLDARPGSPGYAAFGTVVSGMPLVRRILAMPTWPGGFSKETIGQSLRAPVRIVSVRRVP; translated from the coding sequence GTGCGTCCGAAATACCGTGCCTTCTTCTGCGGCCTGCTGGCGCTGATCGCCACTGCGGCGCCGGCCGCGCCGCCGGCCGGTCCGCGCGTGCGGATCGAGACGACGATGGGGCCGATCGTGATCGCGCTCGCGACGAAGCAGGCGCCGATCACGACGCAGAACTTCCTGCGCTACGCCGACGAGAAGAGGTTCGACGGCACGACCTTCTATCGCGCCGCGCGTGGCAAGCGCGATCCGAAGGCCGGGCTGCTGCAGGGCGGGATCGATCACCACATCCCGCGCGCGCTGCCGCCGATCGCGCACGAGCCGACGAGCAGGACGGGCCTGAGCCACGTCGACGGCACCGTATCGATGGCGCGCAACGCGCCCGGCACCGCGATGGGCGACTTCTTCATCATCGTCGGCGCCGGATCGACCTATCTGGACGCGCGGCCCGGCAGCCCCGGCTACGCCGCCTTCGGCACGGTGGTGAGCGGGATGCCGCTGGTGCGGCGCATCCTGGCCATGCCGACATGGCCGGGCGGCTTCTCGAAGGAGACGATCGGCCAGTCGCTCCGCGCGCCGGTGCGCATCGTCTCCGTGCGCCGCGTGCCGTGA
- the ada gene encoding bifunctional DNA-binding transcriptional regulator/O6-methylguanine-DNA methyltransferase Ada, with protein MNASRPVQTADDPRWARIRARDASADGAFWYSVLTTGVYCRPSCASRAANPANVTIHDSLAGARATGARPCRRCDPEGTGAAAMAARIVAACKTIETAEQPPALAALAAAAGLSPGYFHRLFKARTGLTPRDYAAAHRAARVREELRAADTVTEAINAAGFASHGRFYEGAAAMLGMTPTRYRAGGAAETLRFAVGQCALGAILVAASDKGIAAILIGDDPADLVEDLQDRFPAATLIGDDAGYQALVAQVIGFVEAPATGLDLPLDVRGTAFQQRVWQALRRIPAGRTASYAEIAAAIGAPSAVRAVAGACAANSHAVAIPCHRVVRTDGALSGYRWGVERKRRLLALEAAE; from the coding sequence ATGAACGCGAGCAGACCCGTGCAGACCGCCGACGACCCGCGCTGGGCGCGCATCCGCGCACGCGACGCGAGCGCCGACGGCGCCTTCTGGTATTCGGTGCTGACGACCGGCGTCTACTGCCGCCCGTCCTGCGCGTCGCGTGCGGCCAACCCGGCCAACGTGACGATCCATGACAGCCTGGCGGGGGCGCGGGCCACCGGCGCGCGGCCGTGCCGGCGCTGCGACCCGGAAGGCACCGGCGCGGCGGCGATGGCGGCGCGCATCGTGGCGGCATGCAAGACGATCGAGACGGCCGAGCAGCCGCCCGCGCTGGCGGCGCTGGCGGCGGCGGCGGGCCTCAGCCCCGGCTATTTCCACCGTCTGTTCAAGGCGCGCACCGGCCTCACCCCGCGCGACTATGCCGCCGCCCATCGCGCCGCCCGCGTGCGCGAGGAGCTGCGCGCGGCGGACACGGTGACGGAGGCGATCAACGCCGCCGGCTTCGCCTCCCACGGCCGCTTCTACGAGGGCGCCGCCGCGATGCTGGGCATGACGCCGACGCGCTATCGCGCCGGCGGCGCCGCCGAGACGTTGCGCTTCGCCGTGGGCCAATGCGCGCTGGGCGCCATCCTGGTCGCCGCCAGCGACAAGGGCATCGCCGCCATCCTGATCGGCGACGATCCGGCGGATCTGGTGGAGGATCTGCAGGATCGCTTTCCCGCCGCCACCCTGATCGGCGACGATGCCGGCTATCAGGCGCTGGTGGCGCAGGTGATCGGCTTCGTCGAGGCGCCGGCAACCGGGCTGGACCTGCCGCTGGACGTGCGCGGCACCGCCTTCCAGCAGCGCGTGTGGCAGGCGCTGCGCCGCATCCCCGCCGGGCGGACGGCGAGCTATGCCGAGATCGCGGCGGCCATCGGCGCGCCGTCCGCCGTACGCGCCGTGGCCGGTGCCTGCGCCGCCAACTCCCACGCCGTCGCCATCCCGTGCCACCGCGTCGTCCGCACCGACGGCGCCCTCTCCGGCTATCGCTGGGGTGTCGAGCGCAAGCGCCGCCTGCTCGCACTGGAGGCGGCGGAGTGA
- a CDS encoding helicase HerA domain-containing protein, with the protein MTVSIDMGIGPAGKPALLDLEELLATRLLVQGNSGSGKSHLLRRLIEGSAPWVQQVVIDPEGDFVTLADRFGHVAVEAADYSEGEIARVAARIRAHRASVVLNLEGLEIDAQMKCAAAFLAALFDAPREQWYPVLVVVDEAQLFAPAVAGEVSEDARKASLAAMTNLMCRGRKRGLAGVIATQRLAKLAKNVAAEASNFLMGRTFLDIDMLRAADLLGMERRQAEQIRDLERGHFLALGPALSRRPLAIRIGDVETGARSASPRLMPLPQAGGSEMQDLLFGDLGLPAAAPPPPPAPVPADELIRGINRPVFGEPSPEPLFPLIEADERETKTAAVLRDIVADAEATYRTPAQLYQDFGVRCRMRGLAEPPLDLTAFKRRLAMARAGEPAGATDDPEWAAALAMADDLPEDMLGVFLLIARAARDGRPCPSDEEVARVYGTHSLGRTRRLIGYMEARGILVPRTDMRGRRAIGIPRLGWTTAAGDPASMNEADAALI; encoded by the coding sequence ATGACCGTATCGATCGACATGGGGATCGGCCCCGCCGGCAAGCCGGCGCTGCTCGATCTGGAGGAGCTGCTCGCCACCCGGCTGCTGGTGCAGGGCAATTCGGGATCGGGCAAGTCGCACCTGCTGCGCCGCCTGATCGAGGGCAGCGCGCCTTGGGTGCAGCAGGTGGTGATCGATCCGGAGGGCGATTTCGTCACGCTCGCCGATCGCTTTGGCCATGTCGCGGTGGAGGCGGCCGACTATAGCGAGGGGGAGATCGCCCGCGTCGCCGCCCGCATCCGCGCGCACCGCGCCTCGGTGGTGCTGAACCTGGAGGGGCTGGAGATCGACGCGCAGATGAAGTGCGCCGCCGCTTTCCTGGCCGCGCTGTTCGATGCGCCGCGCGAGCAATGGTATCCGGTGCTAGTGGTGGTGGACGAGGCGCAACTGTTCGCCCCCGCCGTTGCCGGCGAGGTCTCGGAAGACGCGCGCAAGGCCTCGCTGGCGGCGATGACGAACCTGATGTGCCGCGGCCGCAAGCGCGGCCTGGCCGGCGTGATCGCGACGCAGCGGCTGGCCAAGCTCGCCAAGAACGTGGCGGCGGAGGCATCGAACTTCCTGATGGGTCGCACCTTCCTGGATATCGACATGCTGCGCGCGGCCGACCTGCTGGGCATGGAGCGGCGGCAGGCCGAGCAGATCCGCGACCTGGAGCGCGGCCACTTCCTCGCGCTCGGCCCCGCTCTCTCGCGCCGGCCGCTGGCGATCCGCATCGGCGATGTGGAGACCGGCGCGCGCAGCGCCAGCCCCAGGCTGATGCCGCTGCCGCAGGCCGGCGGCAGCGAGATGCAGGATCTGCTGTTCGGCGATCTGGGCCTGCCCGCCGCCGCCCCGCCGCCGCCCCCCGCACCCGTGCCGGCGGACGAGCTGATCCGCGGCATCAACCGCCCGGTGTTCGGCGAACCCTCGCCCGAGCCGTTGTTCCCGCTGATCGAGGCGGACGAGCGCGAGACCAAGACGGCGGCGGTGCTGCGCGACATCGTGGCGGATGCGGAGGCGACCTATCGCACGCCGGCGCAGCTCTACCAGGATTTCGGCGTGCGCTGCCGTATGCGCGGCCTGGCCGAGCCGCCGCTCGATCTCACCGCGTTCAAACGCCGGCTCGCGATGGCGCGGGCGGGCGAGCCGGCGGGCGCGACCGACGATCCCGAATGGGCGGCGGCGCTGGCCATGGCCGACGACCTGCCGGAGGACATGCTGGGCGTGTTCCTGCTGATCGCCCGCGCGGCGCGCGACGGGCGACCATGTCCATCCGACGAGGAGGTGGCGCGGGTCTACGGCACCCATTCGCTCGGGCGGACGCGGCGGCTGATCGGCTATATGGAGGCGCGCGGCATCCTGGTGCCGCGCACCGATATGCGCGGCCGGCGCGCGATCGGCATCCCGCGACTCGGCTGGACGACGGCGGCTGGCGATCCGGCGAGCATGAACGAGGCGGACGCGGCACTGATCTGA
- a CDS encoding 2OG-Fe(II) oxygenase — protein MTPAIDWAEIAAALDGQGWALLPALLDADACAATAALYDGGVGFRSHVHMARHGYGRGEYRYFAYPLPPHVAALRTALYPPLAGIANRWHERMGLAPRFPADHAAFLARCHAAGQTRPTPLLLRYGPGDHNCLHQDLYGAHVFPLQLAVLLSRPGEDFTGGEFVLTEQRPRMQSRVEVVPLERGDTVVFAVNVRPQAGARGDRRVALRHGVSTVRSGRRHTLGIIFHDAA, from the coding sequence GTGACGCCAGCGATCGACTGGGCGGAGATCGCCGCCGCGCTGGATGGGCAGGGCTGGGCACTGCTGCCGGCCCTGCTCGATGCCGATGCGTGCGCCGCCACCGCCGCGCTCTACGATGGCGGCGTCGGCTTTCGCAGCCACGTCCACATGGCGCGGCACGGCTACGGCCGGGGCGAGTATCGCTACTTCGCCTATCCGCTGCCGCCGCACGTCGCGGCGCTGCGCACGGCGCTCTACCCGCCGCTGGCCGGCATCGCGAACCGCTGGCACGAGCGGATGGGGCTGGCGCCGCGCTTCCCGGCCGATCACGCCGCCTTCCTGGCCCGCTGCCACGCCGCCGGCCAGACGCGGCCGACGCCGCTGCTGCTGCGCTACGGGCCGGGCGACCATAACTGCCTGCACCAGGATCTCTACGGCGCCCACGTCTTCCCGCTCCAGCTCGCCGTCCTGCTCTCACGCCCGGGCGAGGACTTCACGGGTGGCGAGTTCGTGCTGACGGAGCAGCGGCCGCGCATGCAGTCCCGCGTGGAGGTGGTGCCGCTGGAGCGGGGCGACACGGTGGTGTTCGCGGTGAACGTGCGGCCGCAGGCGGGGGCGCGCGGCGATCGGCGGGTGGCGTTGCGCCACGGCGTCAGCACCGTCCGCTCCGGCCGGCGGCACACGCTGGGCATCATCTTCCACGATGCCGCCTGA